Below is a genomic region from Acidobacteriota bacterium.
CACTGTCTACTGTTCCTGCAACGATTGATGCAAATCAGCAATCTGGTCGCGCAATCGGTCGATGTCGCCTTCGTGCATCGGATGTGGCGGCGACACTCGCGATTTGACGCGGGCGATGTGATCGAAGGCGCGGTTGATGTGAGTCTTGGTAATGCGTCCCATACTCGCCGCATCAACCATTTTTTGCCATGCCTCAATGGCTCGCTCTGTCGAATCGCAAACCAGAACCATGTCGTTACCGGCATCGATTGCCATCACTGCGGCTTCGCCGATGTTATAGGATGAAATGATTGCCCCCATACCTAAATCGTCGGTGATGGAAAGTCCTTTGAAATTCAATTCGTCGCGCAGCAATCCGTTGACGATATTTTTGGAAAGCGATGCCGGAAGCGGCGGTTGATTATCGTAAGCCGTGTAATTGGCGTGCGACACCATCACCGCAACCAGTCGCGAATTGATTTTCGTAAACATTTCAATGTAAGGCAGCAAATCGCGCTTTTTTAATTCATCGCGTGATAGCGCGACTTGCGGCAATACTGCATGGGAATCGACTGCTGTTGAACCGAGTCCCGGAAAATGTTTGCCGACGCCAATCACGCCATTGCGATGCAAGCCTTCAAGATAAGCGCCCGCCAGACAAATGACTTCACCGGGCGTGTTGCCCAGATAACGACCACGCAAGCCATTTTCCGCCTGGGTGTCGGTCGGCACATCCAGTACCGGCGCAAAGTTGATGTTGAATCCGAACGCGCGCAACGCATCGGCAGTGATTTCACCCATCCGTGTAGCGGTTGCCGCTTCGCCGCACGAAGCGAGCATTTCAGCAGAAGGCATCGGCGCGAGAATATGTTTCAAACGGTCAACCCGCCCGCCTTCCTGGTCAATCGCAATGAGCGGCGGCACCTGTGAAAGCGAGCGAATCGTCGAGGTGAGTTCAATCAATTGGTCGGCGCTTTCGATGTTGGCTTTATCCAATAACACGCCGCCCGGTTGAATGGTTTGCAATAGTTCACGAGTTGCCGCGTCAACCTGCGTGCCCGGAAGCCCGATGATGAGTAGTTGTCCGATTTTGTGTTCCAGTTGCATAAATGCTTTCTGTGATTGCGCGAAAAAATTTATTGTCCGCCCCCGGCATTTTTGGCTTTGTGCGCCTCAAACAACGCTTTGAGACTCTCTTTAAACGGCGGACGCGCGACGCCGGCGTCGGTGATGATCGCGGCGATGTATTGATTAGGGGTGACATCGAATGCAGGGTTTGCAATGTTTATGCCATCGGGGGTGATTTGATTGCCGCGAATGTGCGTGACTTCGGTGATGACGCGGTTTTCAATCGGGATTTCATCGCCGGATTGCAAATTCATATCGATGGTTGAAAGCGGCGCGGCGACATAAAACGGCAGATTATTGGCTTGTGCCGCAAGCGCCACCATATAAGTGCCGATTTTATTGGCGGTATCGCCGTTTGCGGCGATGCGGTCAGCGCCTACGACCACGCAACTCACCTTACCGGCTTTCATGAAATGCCCAGCCATATTGTCTGTGATGAGGGTTACGGGGATGTTGTCTTTTGCCAGTTCCCAGGCTGTGAGTCTTGCGCCTTGCAGGAAGGGGCGGGTTTCGTCGGCGATGACGTTGACATCTTTGCCGGCTTCGACGGCGGCGCGAATGACGCCAAGCGCCGTGCCGTAACCTGCGGTCGCGAGTGCGCCGGCGTTGCAATGCGTCAAGACGGTTGCCTGTTGTGGAATCAACTCCGCGCCGAACCTGCCCATCTGTTTATTGCTTTCAACATCTTCTTCGTGAATATCGAGCGATTCATTGACGAGTTTGAATTTGATGGCTTCGACGGATGCGCCTTCGCTTTTAACTTTGTCGAACAGGCGGCGCATGCGTTCGACTGCCCAGAAGAGGTTGACGGCAGTCGGGCGGGTGCGGGCGATGCGGTCGCTGGCGACTTGAAAATCGCGTTCCAACTCTTCAACGGTGATGGCTGCGGATTGTCGTGTGCCAAGCGCAATACCCATCGCCGCCGCAACGCCAATAGCCGGAGCGCCGCGAATCACCATCTCTTCGATGGCAACGGCAACTTCTTCGTAATTTTTGAAAACCGGATAAACTTCTTCGGCAGGCAACAGGCGCTGGTCAATCATCACCACGCCTTCATCAGTCCATTCAATCGTTTTAATCATAGCGCGAGGATGATAGCGAACCGCGATGCCAATTGACAACAGAGCATAAGTTAGTACCGCTTGCCGGAGCGAACGGGCAATGCAAATTAAAAAACGCATAAATATGCGCTGCTGAAAATTTTTGGAATAAATTATATTGCCCGGTGTATTCAATAGGTAGCAGGACAACAAAGAATCCTGCGCGAAGGAGAACCACGATGAAACTTTATGAACTGCTTGGCGGGCACGCGCATTACTGGGGCGTGCCGCACATAAGAGAAACCGATAACCGGATGGTGATGACCTGTTACGGGTGCAGCAAAGAACGCCTCGTGAAACTCGAACTGCACCCGCACATTCGTCTGAGTGAACATAATTCTGTGCGCCCGGTCGCTAACTTGAAAACCGTTGCCGCATAACCTGCGTATAGTCGTTGAACAGATTGTAAGAATGAGTATTTTTGAGCGTAAGTGAGAGATTTAAGGATGTGCCCAATAGCCACGTTTTAAACCGGAATTTTTGAGCAAAGCCCCCTGATTGGTTTCCTCCATGAGCCTCCTAAAGAGCCGCGTGAAGTATTGCGCGGCTCCTTTTCTTTTTTTTGTGAGTCGCGGTCAAAGACCGCTCCCTCAACTATTCCTCAAGCGGATTGGTGAGGCTGATTTTAGCTTTTAGCTTTTAGCTTACCAATGCGCGGGTCTTTTCGATTTGCGCTTTTAAGACTTTGCCGATTAGTTGACAGGCTTGTTTGACTTCGGGGATGGCGAGCGAGCAATAAATCTGTTTGCCGACGCGGCGGGTTTTCAAAACTCCCGCGGATTTCAAAATCGCCAGATGTTGCGAGACATTGGTCTTCGAGGCGTTCAGTTTTTCAATCAATTCGGAAACGCCCATCTCGCCGTTGCCGAGCAAATCCAATATCTGTATGCGCGTCGGATGCGCGAAGGCTTTACAAATATTTGCCTGCATCTCGTAGAGAATCTGGTCGGTGGCGTTTTTTGGGGCTGCTTTTTTCATGTAGAAATCGCTGATTGGCGGAGAAGCAGACGATAGGTCGTCTGCTTCTCCTTTGAAATCAGCGCTCATTCTACTTTCTTGAATTGGATTTGAGCAAGACATTGAGCGGGTCTCCTTTATACCCCAATGCTTTCCAATCCACGCGCCCATTGGCGCTGTGACAATCAAGACAGGTCAAAGCTTTCTTAGCGGGCTGTACGCCGTGAAAGATTCCCATATATCTTGAAGTGTCCGTCCAGGTAAATTGAGCGTCTTCGATTTTGTACATTGCTTTAGCTGCTTCCTTTACTGCCGGGTCAATCTTGCCGTTGGGGAAAAATTGCTCGACCATAATCGGAATCAACCAGTTCTTCTGAGCCAGGAGAGGCATCCTTCCTTTATGAAGTTTAAATGCGAACAATTTGGCTTTCGGGTCGAGGCGTGAACCTTGCGGCACCATCATCCCGACCGAGCCGTCTTTGAGCCGCGTCACCGGTTCTCCCGGCAAGTAGGCTCTGGTTAAACCGTTAAACCAGGCAAACACCGGCTTCACATCTTTTTGCAAAGTGATGCTGGCACTGTAGCGGTCGCTGGCTTCTATGTAAGCAGGTTTAGACCAATCGCGCATCATGTCTGTCGCTTCGTCGCGCGCGAAACTCGGAATATGACAGACCGTGCAATTGATCCGCTTCGTGTGATGATTGAGCGCCTCGGCTTTGTGAGGCGTGGCGCTGTGACAACCGCTCGCGTCACAGGTGAGCGGTTTCGAGGGCATATCGCTTCCCGCAAGGTCTGCGCCGCGTCCGCGCACCCGGTGATCCTCGCCCGCGTGACAGGTGACGCATTGCATATTCTTGCCGTCGGTTGCCATATGCACATCATAGTCGCGGTCGCAATCGGCAAGCTTGTACTCCAAATCCCCGCGCTTGAAGTTTGCGCCGCCGCCCGAGGCGTTATGACACCGCAGACACATTGCCCTTGTGGGAAGCGAAATGCG
It encodes:
- the nagZ gene encoding beta-N-acetylhexosaminidase, with product MQLEHKIGQLLIIGLPGTQVDAATRELLQTIQPGGVLLDKANIESADQLIELTSTIRSLSQVPPLIAIDQEGGRVDRLKHILAPMPSAEMLASCGEAATATRMGEITADALRAFGFNINFAPVLDVPTDTQAENGLRGRYLGNTPGEVICLAGAYLEGLHRNGVIGVGKHFPGLGSTAVDSHAVLPQVALSRDELKKRDLLPYIEMFTKINSRLVAVMVSHANYTAYDNQPPLPASLSKNIVNGLLRDELNFKGLSITDDLGMGAIISSYNIGEAAVMAIDAGNDMVLVCDSTERAIEAWQKMVDAASMGRITKTHINRAFDHIARVKSRVSPPHPMHEGDIDRLRDQIADLHQSLQEQ
- the mtnA gene encoding S-methyl-5-thioribose-1-phosphate isomerase; its protein translation is MIKTIEWTDEGVVMIDQRLLPAEEVYPVFKNYEEVAVAIEEMVIRGAPAIGVAAAMGIALGTRQSAAITVEELERDFQVASDRIARTRPTAVNLFWAVERMRRLFDKVKSEGASVEAIKFKLVNESLDIHEEDVESNKQMGRFGAELIPQQATVLTHCNAGALATAGYGTALGVIRAAVEAGKDVNVIADETRPFLQGARLTAWELAKDNIPVTLITDNMAGHFMKAGKVSCVVVGADRIAANGDTANKIGTYMVALAAQANNLPFYVAAPLSTIDMNLQSGDEIPIENRVITEVTHIRGNQITPDGINIANPAFDVTPNQYIAAIITDAGVARPPFKESLKALFEAHKAKNAGGGQ
- a CDS encoding metalloregulator ArsR/SmtB family transcription factor, with the translated sequence MKKAAPKNATDQILYEMQANICKAFAHPTRIQILDLLGNGEMGVSELIEKLNASKTNVSQHLAILKSAGVLKTRRVGKQIYCSLAIPEVKQACQLIGKVLKAQIEKTRALVS